One Veillonellales bacterium genomic window carries:
- a CDS encoding class I SAM-dependent DNA methyltransferase, whose protein sequence is MKSHKKERKTMLAPYIKTNVDKLWNLFWSAGITNPLVAVEQITYLLFLKRLESIDNERVNKGRPSIYSNYSKNKDGKSEIDANQCRWSYIEQDKTPQHLINVVFPWLRELEKHIANSQAPANGIESIGNRMNDAYFQLDPNKGAILQQAIDLINSLFSRVDIQGATTDIMGDTFEYLLSEISTAGKNGQFRTPRQIIRCMVEMLDPQYGERVIDPAAGTGGFLFSSINYILAKHTDPDLLRIEWDGTLHRVFGDQLTPEEYSIVYQSDHYVGFDNDRTMVRIGWMNMILHGIENPQIHQRDSLGKRRDKDQLNGLLASESYDVVLANPPFTGTVDADDLDSEIFPMAGKKGKKATQVVTNKSELLFIWRMLDLLKVGGRCAVIVPEGVLFGNTEGHVNLRRELLTEHKVEAVISLPSGIFQPYTGVKTSILVFQKETRKDDRHKWKPIEQPRSQQVWFYEVEQESFTLDAKRNERRGQDNDLWDMLEKYRLRHEMDCNDLDYYQPNYWSERWRMVDGHTLKAFSDNREVLRWKDQVAAINELFSELPADPEKAYELIRTSQQQKLEVIARGYLGGIVTEARAKIKSKVLAEKVLRSAIAEFRSLCEKHKDVFDQEEKVAYPLYQKAFREVAENVAEALKEQILSGASVNIDVFDEAKAMEQMSDIARQYARLDGYDVTLRSLDCLRRAGLLKEKKHWVTPVRVYAQDPDWQCEDEKLKGSHDENGNLRPEYLASIQLYDDQGKLNEGLLEPDCIEARGWNLSASQYKPFQFEDVINNQSLAKMIRELKQKEDIIIKELDKLLMMVEGGE, encoded by the coding sequence ATGAAATCGCATAAGAAGGAAAGGAAAACTATGCTCGCACCATACATTAAAACAAACGTTGATAAACTCTGGAATCTGTTCTGGAGTGCCGGTATTACAAATCCCCTAGTCGCCGTGGAGCAGATAACTTACCTGCTATTTTTAAAACGATTGGAAAGTATTGACAATGAACGCGTTAATAAGGGCCGCCCTTCCATTTATTCGAATTATTCTAAAAACAAGGATGGCAAGTCAGAGATTGACGCTAACCAGTGCCGTTGGAGCTACATTGAGCAAGATAAAACGCCTCAGCATCTTATTAATGTAGTTTTTCCTTGGCTGCGTGAATTGGAAAAACATATTGCCAATAGCCAGGCACCGGCCAATGGAATTGAGAGTATTGGTAATCGCATGAACGATGCCTATTTTCAGCTCGACCCAAATAAAGGAGCTATTCTTCAGCAAGCTATCGACCTGATAAATAGCTTGTTTAGCCGCGTGGATATCCAAGGTGCTACAACTGACATCATGGGTGACACCTTTGAATACCTTCTTTCAGAGATTTCTACAGCTGGCAAGAATGGTCAATTTCGGACCCCGCGTCAAATCATCCGCTGCATGGTCGAAATGCTTGATCCACAATATGGCGAACGCGTTATCGATCCGGCGGCTGGTACCGGTGGTTTTCTTTTTTCCAGTATCAACTACATTTTAGCAAAGCACACCGATCCGGATTTACTTCGCATTGAGTGGGATGGCACTCTTCATCGGGTTTTCGGTGACCAGCTTACACCTGAGGAATATAGTATAGTGTATCAAAGCGACCACTACGTGGGCTTTGACAATGATCGTACCATGGTACGCATCGGATGGATGAATATGATCCTACATGGTATTGAAAACCCGCAGATACACCAGCGCGATAGTTTAGGCAAACGCCGCGACAAGGATCAGCTCAATGGCCTACTGGCTTCCGAGAGTTATGATGTTGTGTTAGCTAACCCCCCTTTTACTGGTACCGTCGATGCTGACGATCTTGACAGTGAAATTTTTCCTATGGCTGGGAAAAAGGGTAAAAAGGCCACCCAGGTGGTCACCAACAAGAGTGAGTTGCTATTCATTTGGCGAATGCTAGATCTACTGAAGGTAGGTGGTCGTTGTGCTGTAATTGTTCCCGAGGGGGTGCTGTTTGGCAACACCGAAGGCCATGTAAACTTACGCCGTGAACTACTAACTGAGCACAAGGTGGAAGCAGTGATTTCTTTACCGTCTGGTATTTTTCAGCCTTATACCGGCGTTAAGACATCTATCTTGGTATTCCAAAAAGAAACCCGTAAAGACGATCGTCACAAATGGAAACCGATAGAGCAACCACGCTCCCAGCAGGTCTGGTTTTATGAAGTGGAGCAGGAATCTTTCACTTTGGACGCTAAGCGCAACGAACGCCGTGGCCAAGATAACGACTTGTGGGACATGCTGGAAAAATACCGTCTGCGACATGAAATGGACTGTAATGATCTCGATTACTATCAACCGAACTATTGGTCCGAACGCTGGCGCATGGTTGACGGTCACACTCTCAAGGCCTTTTCGGATAACAGAGAGGTTCTGCGATGGAAAGATCAAGTAGCTGCAATCAACGAGCTGTTTTCAGAGTTGCCCGCCGACCCGGAAAAGGCTTACGAACTAATTCGAACTTCCCAGCAACAAAAACTAGAAGTTATTGCGCGGGGTTATCTGGGTGGAATCGTAACCGAGGCGCGGGCGAAGATCAAGTCCAAAGTCCTGGCCGAAAAGGTGCTAAGAAGTGCCATCGCGGAGTTTCGTAGCCTTTGCGAAAAGCACAAGGATGTGTTTGATCAGGAAGAGAAGGTCGCCTATCCCTTATATCAAAAGGCTTTCAGGGAGGTGGCCGAGAATGTTGCCGAGGCCCTCAAGGAACAAATCTTATCTGGTGCGTCTGTCAATATAGATGTCTTCGACGAAGCTAAGGCGATGGAGCAAATGTCCGATATCGCCCGCCAATATGCTCGTCTCGACGGTTACGATGTTACGTTACGCAGCTTGGATTGCTTGAGACGCGCGGGTTTATTAAAAGAGAAAAAGCATTGGGTAACCCCAGTAAGAGTCTATGCTCAGGATCCAGATTGGCAGTGTGAGGATGAAAAGCTTAAGGGCAGCCACGACGAAAACGGCAACTTACGTCCCGAATATCTGGCCTCGATTCAGCTCTATGATGATCAGGGCAAACTTAATGAAGGTTTGCTTGAGCCCGATTGTATAGAGGCACGAGGCTGGAATCTCTCCGCTAGTCAGTATAAACCTTTTCAATTTGAGGACGTTATCAATAATCAAAGTCTAGCGAAGATGATTCGCGAGCTTAAACAGAAGGAAGACATAATTATAAAAGAGCTGGATAAGTTGCTTATGATGGTGGAGGGGGGGGAATGA
- a CDS encoding restriction endonuclease subunit S, protein MFPKEWPIVRLGDIVVDIQPGFAQRPDQEDSGIGQIRTHNVTPEGRLCLAGLKYVTPSEKEASKYLLQKGDIIFNNTNSEEWVGKTALYDIEEPLLFSNHMTRIRVDKKNIFPEFLARYLHFFWKIGFSRSRAKRWVSQASIAQCELMSFKLNLPTIVEQERILEILKQADAVCIEREEFLKQAKHLPTVLFFEMFGDPDPRINQRWEVEPLAKITQVETGGTPSRAKSEFYNGSIPWVKSTELVDGRISQTEEAITEVALEKSNTKVFPVGTVLLAMYGQGQTRGRTGLLKIAATCNQACAAILPNDKMLPDYIFVWLQCSYERVRALGRGGQQKNLNLNIVRSLKIPKPPIDIQEKFSNTLTLIDDITRISSDIAKHYDKELSQIISAAFFGELTKSWREAHRKELEAWLVEQAELLPKKSASILVKKPFPIGRPALTHYPRRWLMNQLSGVQYHVYEALREWKGTLNPSEDLELFLEEWPIEHLEDAKNHVLSVLNQLAGLGLIARVSIPNQIGDYATAYRLLREEELSKTDDFKRLEALD, encoded by the coding sequence ATGTTCCCTAAGGAGTGGCCTATAGTCAGATTGGGAGACATTGTTGTAGATATACAGCCCGGCTTCGCTCAAAGGCCTGACCAGGAAGATTCGGGCATTGGACAAATACGCACCCATAATGTAACGCCAGAAGGTCGGTTATGTCTTGCGGGTCTCAAATATGTTACCCCATCAGAGAAGGAAGCGTCTAAATATCTTCTCCAAAAGGGAGATATCATTTTCAATAATACGAATAGCGAAGAATGGGTTGGTAAAACTGCGCTGTACGATATTGAGGAGCCATTACTTTTTTCAAATCATATGACACGAATCCGCGTCGATAAAAAAAATATTTTTCCCGAATTTTTAGCACGCTATTTGCATTTTTTTTGGAAGATAGGTTTTTCACGATCGCGAGCAAAACGCTGGGTCAGCCAGGCTTCAATTGCTCAATGCGAATTGATGTCTTTCAAGCTGAATCTGCCGACGATTGTTGAACAAGAACGCATCCTCGAAATCCTCAAGCAAGCAGACGCTGTGTGTATTGAGCGCGAAGAATTTCTCAAGCAAGCTAAACATCTTCCTACAGTGCTATTTTTTGAGATGTTCGGTGATCCAGATCCTAGAATAAACCAACGATGGGAAGTCGAACCGCTTGCGAAAATTACGCAAGTAGAAACCGGTGGAACCCCTAGCAGAGCAAAATCGGAATTTTATAACGGATCTATTCCATGGGTTAAGTCCACTGAGTTAGTTGATGGAAGAATTAGCCAGACCGAAGAGGCGATTACTGAAGTTGCTTTGGAGAAAAGCAATACTAAAGTGTTTCCTGTGGGAACTGTGCTATTAGCTATGTATGGGCAAGGACAAACAAGAGGTAGGACAGGGTTATTGAAAATTGCAGCAACTTGTAATCAAGCATGTGCAGCAATTCTTCCAAACGATAAAATGTTGCCAGACTATATATTTGTTTGGCTTCAGTGTTCGTACGAGCGCGTACGTGCCTTAGGCCGAGGGGGACAGCAAAAAAATCTCAATCTTAATATTGTAAGATCGCTCAAAATACCTAAGCCACCCATAGATATCCAAGAAAAATTTAGTAATACGTTGACGCTTATTGATGATATTACGAGAATATCTAGCGATATAGCTAAGCATTATGATAAAGAATTGAGTCAAATTATATCGGCCGCTTTCTTCGGAGAGCTCACCAAATCTTGGCGCGAAGCTCACCGCAAAGAGTTAGAAGCCTGGCTCGTAGAGCAGGCCGAACTTTTGCCTAAAAAATCAGCAAGTATTTTAGTCAAGAAACCTTTTCCGATCGGACGCCCTGCACTTACCCATTATCCCCGCCGCTGGCTGATGAATCAGCTAAGTGGAGTGCAGTATCATGTATATGAGGCGTTAAGAGAATGGAAGGGTACTCTCAACCCGTCAGAAGACTTAGAGCTCTTTCTGGAAGAGTGGCCAATAGAACATCTAGAAGACGCCAAAAACCATGTGCTGTCCGTCCTGAATCAGTTGGCTGGGCTAGGACTCATAGCGCGGGTGAGTATACCTAATCAGATCGGAGATTATGCCACTGCTTATCGTTTACTACGCGAGGAAGAGTTGTCCAAGACCGACGATTTCAAACGATTGGAGGCGTTGGACTAG